A segment of the Anopheles cruzii chromosome 2, idAnoCruzAS_RS32_06, whole genome shotgun sequence genome:
CAACTTTCGCCCTCGAATAAGGGCATCGTACGGGTAAAGTTTTACCTGTACGTTGAAATGTGCGAAAACAATCTGCAGCTAGAAAATCACGTCAAGCGCCTGCAAAACCTGCGCAAGGAATTGAGCTACATTAAGGACACCGACTGGCAGTACGATTCGATCGACAAGTTCCTGGGACACCATTAGCGTGGGACACCACCCTTTACGTTCGTTGCAGTCCACCTCACGGAAGtttgtttgaagaaaaatgtttcgTTTGGGAAAGTGGGCTTTTCAGAAAGTGTTCCAAAGCTTGGGCACGGatcacgatgcgatgcgcgaAGAAATTCAACAATTGCAACAACTTCtgttgcagcagcaatcgTTGGCGGCCCAAGAAAAGCTAGAAAATGCCAGGTTGactgagcaaacaaaaaaagcagaaaataaGGAGACGGATTGTTTCAAAAAAACTGGTCAGTAGATGTCATTGCGATGTTTGGTGGTTATGAATGTAACGTTTTCGTCTTTGCAGGCAGAGTTACCAGTGTACATCCGCAGAATTTCATCGTCGATGGAATCTACTACGTGCCGAAGCACTTGCTTAAACTTCTACCTAATGTTGGTGTTCCCGTTGAAGAGAATACGCGACTGGACCTGCTGGTTTATCAAAAACTGGATCCTACAACAAATGAGTGTTCGACGAAGGTGGTAAAAATTCTCGCCGTACACGAAGGTGACTGGGTGGTAGACGAAATGACCGAGGAAACCTCCATCATCAAGGTTAGTACAATATTTTTCTAATAGTATTGCGTTTCAACAACACACCACTTTTCTTATAACATGTCATCGGTAGAGCGAAGCGCGTTTGGAACACGAGAATGGTGAACCGGTGTACTACGATCGTACCGAACGCCACGAACCGGGCAAAGTTATTAGCAAGGACCGCAACACAATCACCGTGGAAACCAACACAAATGATGTAATCATTGTCGAGCGCGACAAAACGAGCATCACGTTCGCCCCGGAAATCGGAGACTACGTAATCCTCTCGTGCGACGTCCAAGTAGACAGTGCTTACATCGATCTAAAGGGGGAAGTGCTGGACGTCAAGGCAGTCCGACCATCTCGCATGATGTCCGGCACCGGTAACGTAGTAGTAGCCAGCGAGAACGGTGGGGAAATACGTTCCAAAGACGAATACTTTTTTTACCACGTCGCTTCGTTGGTCGCAAACTACAGCCCGAAGGTTGGTGACACGGTGCAGTATCAGGCCGTCGAGAATGATACTGTCGGACGCCGTTGCACGAGCGTGAAACTTGTTGGTGCATCCCTCCAACACCAAAACGATGGGAGGGCAAGTGgtccaaaaaaggacactccaTTTCGTCAGCCCATGCGTCAGCCTACCAACGATCTGTACGAAGATAAGCACGGTTTGCGATTGACTGGAGAGTTTGATGTCGAATTTAAGGACATTAATGAGATGACCGTGCGCACGATAACGATTCGAAACGAGTCGGACAAAAAGCACAAGATAGAGAAACTCATGCTGCCAGTAAACACGTCACAGCTTCGCTTAATCGAGCCGTTCGCTCACAGCCTTATTTGGCTGTTTCCGGGCGAAACGGCCGACTATCGCTTCGAAATCACCGGCAACTTATACGGGCGTAGCCAGGAGAAGTGTGTATGGTGTTTCGGGGGCAATTTCCGCATTGGGCGATCGTTCCTGATACGCATCAGCGATGAGGACGTGTTCCCTTCGTCGGGGATTTCAAACGTACCGCGAACAGATACCTTTTTCAAGCGCAAGCTGGCCGCTTTGAACACTTCCCAAAGGAAGGCGACCTTCATACCCGGAAGAAAGATAACCAAAACACCGAACTTCGTAGCGAAGCAGATTCCTCACTTTGAGGTGCCGTCTGAATTGTTCGAGCTGGTTACAGGTACAGAACATGATTCGGAAATTAAGGAATGTCTCTACGCACCACCGTACAACTTGAAAGACCCACTAACAGCTGCCAACTACCGGCGACACTTCCACACGTTCCTGCATCTCGAAGAGATTCACCAACGGATCGAGTTTCGGAAGTATGACCAAGAGAAGGCCACGTTTGTACGCCACGAGCAGTTTTTGGCTCTGTCCGTGCCGGGCGTTCACGAGTCACGGAGCTCGTTGATTGTTGGCAACATGGCATACGCGAAGGCACCCGAAGGCAGGATCGATCAGAGCGTTTTTCAAGGCATCATACATAAAGTGTTGCGTGATCAGGTGTACCTGTTGTTCAATACCGCATTTCATCAGAACTACAACGGGGAATCTTATCAGGTTCATTTTGATTTTGGGCGAGGAGTGTTCCGCAAGCAGCACCATGCACTGGAGGAAATAACGAAGGTGATGGGAACCGATTACTTGTTCCCACAGCGTATCCAGTTCAACGAACCGAAACTGGATGTGCAtctgagcgagagagaagagTTGGTGTTAATGGACGGCGATGAAGGGAGGATACTTCCATGGCGCAACGATAAATTGAACGTATACCAGAAGGAGGCCATCGTGAACGTGTTGCGTGCCGAAGCTCGCCCCTTTCCGTACATTATCTTTGGACCTCCCGGAACGGGTAAAACGCTCACGACAGTGGAACTTATCACTCAGCTAGTGGCTAACATGCCGGACTGCAGGATCATCGTCACCACACCTTCAAACAGTGCTGCATATCTCATTACGGAGCGCCTTGCACAAACCGGTCTGCTGAAGCCCGGAGAGTTCATACGGCTCGTCAGCAACACTCAGGTCGAGCAGGAACAAATTCCTCCCGCCCTTGCCGGTTACTGCGCCACAGTAAGCATCAGTGACGAGAGAAATTCCGTAGGAGAGGACATTATAACCACCGCGAGTGGATTGCGCATGAAGCTGCAGGCGAAGCACATCGGTTGCAATCGGGTAACGATCAGCACCTGCAACGGCATCGGTATGCTGCTTAATCTACGCTTTCCCCCGAACCACTTTACGCACATTATCGTCGACGAGGCGGGTCAGTGTCTCGAACCGGAATCACTCATTCCGATTTGTCTAACTAACCGCACCACCGGCACGGTGGTACTCGTTGGCGATCCGCAGCAGCTCGGGGCCGTCACCATGAACCGGTACGCAAAAGACCACTTCGGCACATCGCTCGTGGAG
Coding sequences within it:
- the LOC128269343 gene encoding uncharacterized protein LOC128269343 produces the protein MSGDLTPKEAIPKVEQQLSPSNKGIVRVKFYLYVEMCENNLQLENHVKRLQNLRKELSYIKDTDWQYDSIDKFLGHH
- the LOC128269341 gene encoding probable RNA helicase armi, translating into MFRLGKWAFQKVFQSLGTDHDAMREEIQQLQQLLLQQQSLAAQEKLENARLTEQTKKAENKETDCFKKTGRVTSVHPQNFIVDGIYYVPKHLLKLLPNVGVPVEENTRLDLLVYQKLDPTTNECSTKVVKILAVHEGDWVVDEMTEETSIIKSEARLEHENGEPVYYDRTERHEPGKVISKDRNTITVETNTNDVIIVERDKTSITFAPEIGDYVILSCDVQVDSAYIDLKGEVLDVKAVRPSRMMSGTGNVVVASENGGEIRSKDEYFFYHVASLVANYSPKVGDTVQYQAVENDTVGRRCTSVKLVGASLQHQNDGRASGPKKDTPFRQPMRQPTNDLYEDKHGLRLTGEFDVEFKDINEMTVRTITIRNESDKKHKIEKLMLPVNTSQLRLIEPFAHSLIWLFPGETADYRFEITGNLYGRSQEKCVWCFGGNFRIGRSFLIRISDEDVFPSSGISNVPRTDTFFKRKLAALNTSQRKATFIPGRKITKTPNFVAKQIPHFEVPSELFELVTGTEHDSEIKECLYAPPYNLKDPLTAANYRRHFHTFLHLEEIHQRIEFRKYDQEKATFVRHEQFLALSVPGVHESRSSLIVGNMAYAKAPEGRIDQSVFQGIIHKVLRDQVYLLFNTAFHQNYNGESYQVHFDFGRGVFRKQHHALEEITKVMGTDYLFPQRIQFNEPKLDVHLSEREELVLMDGDEGRILPWRNDKLNVYQKEAIVNVLRAEARPFPYIIFGPPGTGKTLTTVELITQLVANMPDCRIIVTTPSNSAAYLITERLAQTGLLKPGEFIRLVSNTQVEQEQIPPALAGYCATVSISDERNSVGEDIITTASGLRMKLQAKHIGCNRVTISTCNGIGMLLNLRFPPNHFTHIIVDEAGQCLEPESLIPICLTNRTTGTVVLVGDPQQLGAVTMNRYAKDHFGTSLVERLLECTPVYSVDKLRFPETDGYDPRLVSKLRINYRSIPSVLSVYNELFYGGKLIPFLSEDSASDTKLLGILHRILNVKRETPDCGVFFHGVEGKNLQSGDSPSWYNPPEAKAVFWLVENLLRKGYEPQDIGVITPYTMQITCILRIFSVAQLTAPKVGTVEEFQGQERNIIIVSTVRSSSIGIVRDRQTALGFVANEKRINVAISRAKSALIVVGNPKLLCLDPIWKQIIDRAINNGTYTGILCKETTKWKDDVRTSEGL